Within the Cytophagia bacterium CHB2 genome, the region GTGGTTACGGTATCAACAGAAAAGGTTCTGCGGTACCGCAACCGCAGCCCGTTTGCTTCACCTTTTTTCTTCGATCCCTTCGGAGATTTTTTTGGCGACAGCAATCGCCGCCGGGGCCAGGACTCTCCGGAGCAGCAGTTTCGCCAACAAGGTTTAGGCTCGGGCGTGATTGTGAGCAACGACGGTTACATTCTTACCAACAATCATGTGATTGCCGAAGCGGATAGCATCACCATTCGCATGACCGACGGCCGCACCTTGCCGGCAAAAGTGATCGGCACTGATCCTAAAACCGACATCGCCGTCATAAAAGTCAATGCCAAAAATCTGCCGGCGATTCGCCTGGGTGACAGTGAACAATTGCGTGTTGGTGAATGGGTGTTGGCGATTGGCAGCCCGCTCAGCGCCGATCTCGCGAGCACGGTAACGCAGGGCATTGTGAGCGCCAAAGGCCGCTCGAACGTTGGCCTGGCGCAATACGAAGACTTCATTCAAACGGACGCTGCCATTAACCCCGGCAACTCCGGCGGCGCGTTGATCAATCTTGACGGCGAGCTGGTCGGCATCAACACGGCGATTGCAACACGCAGCGGCGGTTTTCAGGGCATCGGCTTTTCTGTGCCGATTAACATGGCGCGTCATGTGATGGAGTCCTTAATCAAAAACGGAAAAGTCGTGCGCGGTTGGCTCGGCGTATCGATTCAAACGGTGGATGAGTCTCTTGCCAAAGGCTTGAATTTGGATGGCCCGGGCGGCGTAGTTGTCAGTCAAGTGGTTGAGAATAGTCCTGCGGAAAGAGCCGGCTTGCAAACGGAAGACGTGATTCTGGCGTTGAACGGTCGCAAAGTGAAGGACAACAGCCAGCTCAGCGCGGATATTGCGGCGATGGCGCCCGGTTCGCAGGCGAATCTCACGGTGTTGCGCGAGGGCCGCAAGCGGGAAATTGCCGTGACGCTCGGTGAGCAACCTGCCAATTTCGGTGTGCGTGGATTCGAGCCGTCGCCGGACGAATTGCTCGGTTTTACTGTCGAAACGCTGAACAACCGATTGGCGCAGCGCTATGATTTGGATGCAACTCGGCGCGGCGTCGTGGTAACAAATATCGAGGCTGTCAGCTCAGCCTATCGCGCGGGCCTGCGCGAAGGCGATCTCATCGTTAAAGTCAATCGCAAGAGCGTGGCAAATGTGACGGAATTTAGTGGTATGTTGCAAAATGCAAAAAAAGGCGACACCGTGCTTCTGCAAATTGCGCGGAATGATGGTACTCAGTTTTTGGCATTTGAGTTATAATTGTAAATTTTCGTAAATGCGCAAAAAACCTGATTCATCACCTCATGAACACACATAAGTCTTGATGAATCAGGTTTTTTCCTTTAAGCGATCAACCGATAATTTTGATGAATCTCTCCGGTCTGACAATTCCAGCATATTGCCACCGTCTCCGCCTCTGGCGATTATTTTTCTTGCGGCCGACTTGACCGGCCACTGTGGGTGTTTTTCCGCTTGTTCGCGCCTCTAACCAACTAAAAAATCGAATTAAACATCATCACCTCCTTCCGTTCTCTGCATTAAAATCCGTCTGTTGATTATTCATGCAAGAGTAGTCAAAGAATTGTTCCAGGGATGACCACCCTTCGTATTGTTTGTTAAAAGGAGCATGACATGACGACTCAAAGATTTGCTGACGTGGAAAACCTCGTCGTGAGAAATAACGCGTTCAACCCTGCGCATGCCGGCGCATTGGCGAGCCTCTCACAATTGATTTCTCCGCAGCAGCGGCAACGTTTTGTGAAAGTGGTCTTTGGCGGCGATTTGGCCTCATTTGATCAACTGTTGATCGTGCTTGATTCCGCCCCGGATTGGTCGCAGGCCCATCGCCTGATTCGCCAGCATTTCAAACGGCATCAGATCAATCCTTACCTCAAAGACGCCGCAATGTTTTCTAATCTCATTTATAAGCGTTACTTCCCGCATGATATGTATGTTTGAGAAGGAGTGACGTCACAAAATCATGTTACACCTTGAGATTATCCCCGGTTGTGTTGGGGATTGAAAAACGAATCGCGATTTATTTTCATCAACCCCGGGTCTTTCACTGGCATGTGGTTTACATTGCGTGAAAGTCCCCGGGGTTTTTATTTCCCTGACAATTTTTTGCACTTGAATTTGGCTGTAAAAAAATTATTATGACTATTGAATTAAATTTCCAGAACTGGTTGGGAAAAAGCACAATAAGGCGGTTAATCTAAAATTTCTCGCGTTATCGGAGTGACGGTCGTAAGTATTTTAAATGTAAAGAGATACAATGCAAAAAAAGCCTCTCTTCACACCTCCAGTACTACGGTCAAAATTTTTTTGGATCGCGACGATCTCCGCCATCATCTATTGGCAGCCGGATAATTGGTGGATGGCCACTTGTTTGGGGGCTATGCTTTTGATCTCGGAGTGGACGCATGTCGATTTTGTGCGCCGCTGTGCGAACGATCCGTGCAATCACCGTCTCTGGCAGGAATTTATACGCCGCTATGAGGAGCGCATTCGCCGCGTCATTGCCCGGGTTTTGTTGCAAGACGGTCAGAAGCAAATCGCAAACGCCATCGAAGACGTGGATGACATCGCGCAGGAAGTTTACGCGCGATTTTTCAAAAAACAAGGACGGGCGTTTCGCGTGTTTAAGGGTACAACCGAGGAATCCTGGTTTTGCTACCTGCGTGTCATTACTCGTCACGTCACACTCAACATTCTGCGCGCGAAGCACGCCCAAAAACG harbors:
- a CDS encoding DegQ family serine endoprotease — protein: MSKPKTYSSMIFLLIGVVIGGLIFSNFYKGPEAQAFNASEPAVTATVPPARDKAITSLRDLNNAFVDIAAAVSPSVVTVSTEKVLRYRNRSPFASPFFFDPFGDFFGDSNRRRGQDSPEQQFRQQGLGSGVIVSNDGYILTNNHVIAEADSITIRMTDGRTLPAKVIGTDPKTDIAVIKVNAKNLPAIRLGDSEQLRVGEWVLAIGSPLSADLASTVTQGIVSAKGRSNVGLAQYEDFIQTDAAINPGNSGGALINLDGELVGINTAIATRSGGFQGIGFSVPINMARHVMESLIKNGKVVRGWLGVSIQTVDESLAKGLNLDGPGGVVVSQVVENSPAERAGLQTEDVILALNGRKVKDNSQLSADIAAMAPGSQANLTVLREGRKREIAVTLGEQPANFGVRGFEPSPDELLGFTVETLNNRLAQRYDLDATRRGVVVTNIEAVSSAYRAGLREGDLIVKVNRKSVANVTEFSGMLQNAKKGDTVLLQIARNDGTQFLAFEL
- a CDS encoding sigma-70 family RNA polymerase sigma factor, with product MQKKPLFTPPVLRSKFFWIATISAIIYWQPDNWWMATCLGAMLLISEWTHVDFVRRCANDPCNHRLWQEFIRRYEERIRRVIARVLLQDGQKQIANAIEDVDDIAQEVYARFFKKQGRAFRVFKGTTEESWFCYLRVITRHVTLNILRAKHAQKRPRIERSLDKENDSGSEQTVRSIRQNLPAHETTDDATRMMELQDQINFYLDLVLHGPLQHRDKLLFQLIYFEGLTPTQIARMPGINMMPHAIEVVISRVRKKLAQFADQM